Proteins encoded within one genomic window of Camelina sativa cultivar DH55 chromosome 19, Cs, whole genome shotgun sequence:
- the LOC104763715 gene encoding transcription factor GTE9 isoform X2: MTVSNGGFPGDYYRHNFDSPGGGFDDDSRPNASDCFKRKFVEEDETFGVPRTVLPLSDLSSSERKKLVHTLRQELQQIRSFQKTVNLPKSTTLTSTPACNLPRPTKSFGMSRCSTTNPGGAKTVPKPEPVSTCTMLQMKQCEILLKRLMSHQHGWLFKTPVDVVKLNIPDYFTIIKHPMDLGTVKTKLTSGTYSNPSEFSADVRLTFRNAMTYNPIGNKVFNMADSLSKFFELKWKTIEKKSSGTTSEPSNLATYADKEVVIPEPLAKKRKINAVNLEPAKRVMADEDRVKLGRDLGSLTEFPVHIINFLRDHSSKEEGSGDDEIEIDINDLSHDALFQLRDLVDEFLRQNQKKDSNLEPCELELLHGSGPGNSLMQHCDGSELEDEDVDVGNYEHPRSHISSVKTEKGSSSSESVPDDPTTTRLLSSSKGPESMDSESPLDGATSSSPRRKPASVSGLNQLEDASKGKLSPVEGADSHKDGNSAQNEKQLPPEKRYRAALLKSQYADLILKAREKTLNQNEKRNPEKLRLEKDELELKKKKEKARLQAEAKEAEEARRKAKAQAAAEAAAEAKRKLGLEREAARQALLEMEKSVEINENPRFLNDLELLKTVNTDHLTNLREVGHDSDGLGVFGFGGSNPLEQLGLFMKHDEDEDEADLLCFQDPSNEVEEGEID; encoded by the exons ATGACTGTGAGTAACGGCGGTTTCCCAGGAGATTACTATCGTCATAATTTTGACTCTCCCGGCGGCGGCTTTGATGATGATAGCCGTCCTAATGCTTCCGATTGTTTCAAGAGAAAgtttgttgaagaagatgaaactttTGGTGTCCCCAGAACGGTTTTACCCTTGTCTGACTTGTCATCATCCGAAAGGAAAAAGCTGGTTCATACGCTTCGACAGGAGCTGCAACAGATACGCTCCTTTCAGAAGACTGTCAACCTTCCTAAGTCTACGACTCTCACTAGTACACCTGCATGCAATTTGCCTCGTCCCACGAAGAGTTTTGGTATGTCACGTTGCTCTACTACTAACCCAGGAGGAGCCAAAACGGTGCCCAAACCTGAGCCCGTTTCCACTTGTACAATGCTTCAAATGAAGCAATGTGAGATCCTCTTGAAACGGTTGATGTCGCATCAGCATGGTTGGCTTTTTAAAACTCCTGTTGATGTTGTCAAGCTCAACATACCTGATTATTTTACCATTATCAAACATCCTATGGATTTAGGCACTGTTAAGACCAAGTTAACCTCCGGCACATATTCTAACCCATCTGAGTTTTCTGCTGATGTCCGTCTTACTTTTCGTAACGCAATGACTTATAACCCCATCGGAAACAAGGTTTTTAACATGGCTGATTCTCTCTCCAAGTTTTTTGAGTTGAAGTGGAAAACTATTGAGAAGAAGTCATCTGGGACCACTTCCGAACCAAGTAACTTGGCTACGTATGCTGACAAAGAGGTTGTAATCCCTGAGCCCCTTGctaagaagagaaagatcaatGCTGTGAACTTAGAGCCTGCCAAACGGGTTATGGCTGATGAGGATAGAGTAAAGCTTGGCAGAGATTTGGGCTCCTTAACAGAATTCCCGGTACATATAATCAATTTTCTGAGAGATCACAGCTCCAAGGAAGAGGGATCTGGAGACGATGAGATAGAGATTGACATTAATGATCTCAGTCATGATGCCTTGTTCCAGTTGCGGGATCTCGTTGATGAGTTCTTGCGacaaaatcagaagaaagaTTCAAACCTTGAACCCTGTGAGCTAGAG CTTTTACATGGGTCAGGGCCAGGGAATTCATTGATGCAACACTGTGATG GGAGTGAATTGGAGGACGAGGATGTTGACGTTGGTAATTATGAGCACCCTAGATCTCACATCTCATCTGTCAAGACAGAAAAAG GCTCTAGTAGCTCGGAGAGTGTACCAGATGATCCTACAACCACAAGATTGTTGAGTTCATCAAAG GGCCCTGAGAGCATGGATTCGGAATCTCCCTTGGATGGAGCTACAAGCAGTTCCCCAAGGAGAAAAC CAGCTTCCGTCAGTGGATTAAATCAGTTGGAAGATGCATCCAAAGGGAAGCTAAGTCCTGTTGAAGGGGCAGATAGTCATAAAGATG GAAATAGTGCACAGAATGAGAAGCAACTACCTCCGGAGAAGCGTTACAGGGCTGCTCTATTGAAAAGTCAATATGCGGATTTAATCTTGAAGGCTCGAGAGAAAACTCTTAATCAG AATGAGAAACGAAACCCAGAGAAACTGCGACTTGAGAAGGATGAACTCgaattgaaaaagaagaaag AAAAAGCACGGTTACAAGCAGAAGCCAAGGAAGCTGAAGAAGCTCGTAGAAAAGCTAAGGCACAAGCTGCAGCTGAAGCTGCTGCTGAGGCTAAGAGGAAACTGGGACTTGAAAGAGAAGCAGCCCGACAGGCATTGCTTGAG ATGGAGAAGTCGGTTGAAATAAATGAGAACCCAAGGTTCCTCAATGACCTAGAACTGCTTAAAACGGTTAACACGGACCATTTGACAA ATCTAAGAGAGGTTGGCCATGACTCTGATGGGCTGGGTGTTTTTGGGTTTGGAGGAAGCAATCCTCTAGAGCAGCTGGGGCTATTTATGAAAcatgatgaggatgaagatgaagccGACCTGCTTTGTTTTCAAGATCCCAGCAACGAAGTAGAAGAGGGTGAAATTGACTGA
- the LOC109130976 gene encoding wiskott-Aldrich syndrome protein family member 2, producing the protein MRSFSLVICVLVLAMLIMLAESSYGGGSKRSPPPPPPMAPSPAPTTAHFGEPKTLPPPPNAATCPELITSTFITLLAFVL; encoded by the coding sequence ATGAGATCTTTCAGCTTAGTCATATGTGTTCTCGTCTTGGCAATGCTCATTATGTTGGCCGAATCCTCCTACGGTGGTGGAAGCAAAcgctctcctcctcctcctcctccaatggCTCCTTCTCCAGCACCAACAACTGCTCACTTTGGCGAACCCAAGACGCTTCCACCACCTCCAAACGCCGCCACTTGCCCAGAGTTAATCACCTCTACGTTCATTACTCTCTTGGCTTTCGTCCTCTAA
- the LOC104763715 gene encoding transcription factor GTE9 isoform X1, translating into MTVSNGGFPGDYYRHNFDSPGGGFDDDSRPNASDCFKRKFVEEDETFGVPRTVLPLSDLSSSERKKLVHTLRQELQQIRSFQKTVNLPKSTTLTSTPACNLPRPTKSFGMSRCSTTNPGGAKTVPKPEPVSTCTMLQMKQCEILLKRLMSHQHGWLFKTPVDVVKLNIPDYFTIIKHPMDLGTVKTKLTSGTYSNPSEFSADVRLTFRNAMTYNPIGNKVFNMADSLSKFFELKWKTIEKKSSGTTSEPSNLATYADKEVVIPEPLAKKRKINAVNLEPAKRVMADEDRVKLGRDLGSLTEFPVHIINFLRDHSSKEEGSGDDEIEIDINDLSHDALFQLRDLVDEFLRQNQKKDSNLEPCELELLHGSGPGNSLMQHCDGSELEDEDVDVGNYEHPRSHISSVKTEKGSSSSESVPDDPTTTRLLSSSKGPESMDSESPLDGATSSSPRRKPASVSGLNQLEDASKGKLSPVEGADSHKDGNSAQNEKQLPPEKRYRAALLKSQYADLILKAREKTLNQNEKRNPEKLRLEKDELELKKKKEKARLQAEAKEAEEARRKAKAQAAAEAAAEAKRKLGLEREAARQALLEMEKSVEINENPRFLNDLELLKTVNTDHLTNLREVGHDSDWLGVFGFGGSNPLEQLGLYMKHDDDEDEADLLGFQDPSNEVEEGEID; encoded by the exons ATGACTGTGAGTAACGGCGGTTTCCCAGGAGATTACTATCGTCATAATTTTGACTCTCCCGGCGGCGGCTTTGATGATGATAGCCGTCCTAATGCTTCCGATTGTTTCAAGAGAAAgtttgttgaagaagatgaaactttTGGTGTCCCCAGAACGGTTTTACCCTTGTCTGACTTGTCATCATCCGAAAGGAAAAAGCTGGTTCATACGCTTCGACAGGAGCTGCAACAGATACGCTCCTTTCAGAAGACTGTCAACCTTCCTAAGTCTACGACTCTCACTAGTACACCTGCATGCAATTTGCCTCGTCCCACGAAGAGTTTTGGTATGTCACGTTGCTCTACTACTAACCCAGGAGGAGCCAAAACGGTGCCCAAACCTGAGCCCGTTTCCACTTGTACAATGCTTCAAATGAAGCAATGTGAGATCCTCTTGAAACGGTTGATGTCGCATCAGCATGGTTGGCTTTTTAAAACTCCTGTTGATGTTGTCAAGCTCAACATACCTGATTATTTTACCATTATCAAACATCCTATGGATTTAGGCACTGTTAAGACCAAGTTAACCTCCGGCACATATTCTAACCCATCTGAGTTTTCTGCTGATGTCCGTCTTACTTTTCGTAACGCAATGACTTATAACCCCATCGGAAACAAGGTTTTTAACATGGCTGATTCTCTCTCCAAGTTTTTTGAGTTGAAGTGGAAAACTATTGAGAAGAAGTCATCTGGGACCACTTCCGAACCAAGTAACTTGGCTACGTATGCTGACAAAGAGGTTGTAATCCCTGAGCCCCTTGctaagaagagaaagatcaatGCTGTGAACTTAGAGCCTGCCAAACGGGTTATGGCTGATGAGGATAGAGTAAAGCTTGGCAGAGATTTGGGCTCCTTAACAGAATTCCCGGTACATATAATCAATTTTCTGAGAGATCACAGCTCCAAGGAAGAGGGATCTGGAGACGATGAGATAGAGATTGACATTAATGATCTCAGTCATGATGCCTTGTTCCAGTTGCGGGATCTCGTTGATGAGTTCTTGCGacaaaatcagaagaaagaTTCAAACCTTGAACCCTGTGAGCTAGAG CTTTTACATGGGTCAGGGCCAGGGAATTCATTGATGCAACACTGTGATG GGAGTGAATTGGAGGACGAGGATGTTGACGTTGGTAATTATGAGCACCCTAGATCTCACATCTCATCTGTCAAGACAGAAAAAG GCTCTAGTAGCTCGGAGAGTGTACCAGATGATCCTACAACCACAAGATTGTTGAGTTCATCAAAG GGCCCTGAGAGCATGGATTCGGAATCTCCCTTGGATGGAGCTACAAGCAGTTCCCCAAGGAGAAAAC CAGCTTCCGTCAGTGGATTAAATCAGTTGGAAGATGCATCCAAAGGGAAGCTAAGTCCTGTTGAAGGGGCAGATAGTCATAAAGATG GAAATAGTGCACAGAATGAGAAGCAACTACCTCCGGAGAAGCGTTACAGGGCTGCTCTATTGAAAAGTCAATATGCGGATTTAATCTTGAAGGCTCGAGAGAAAACTCTTAATCAG AATGAGAAACGAAACCCAGAGAAACTGCGACTTGAGAAGGATGAACTCgaattgaaaaagaagaaag AAAAAGCACGGTTACAAGCAGAAGCCAAGGAAGCTGAAGAAGCTCGTAGAAAAGCTAAGGCACAAGCTGCAGCTGAAGCTGCTGCTGAGGCTAAGAGGAAACTGGGACTTGAAAGAGAAGCAGCCCGACAGGCATTGCTTGAG ATGGAGAAGTCGGTTGAAATAAATGAGAACCCAAGGTTCCTCAATGACCTAGAACTGCTTAAAACGGTTAACACGGACCATTTGACAAATCTAAGAGAGGTAGGCCATGACTCTGATTGGCTGGGTGTTTTTGGGTTTGGAGGAAGCAATCCTCTAGAGCAGCTGGGGCTATATAtgaaacatgatgatgatgaagatgaagccgACCTGCTTGGTTTTCAAGATCCCAGCAACGAGGTAGAAGAGGGTGAAATTGACTGA
- the LOC104767276 gene encoding uncharacterized protein LOC104767276, with translation WQTVGLMHSFHKSRQPGPITRLLSCTDDQKKVYRGMNLAPTFEVPSWSTHPKTHDWYPAINKPVGVLYWLQHSEDAQHVDWVVILDADMIIRGPIIPWELGAELGRPFAAHYGYLVGCDNILVRLHTKHPELCDKVGGLLAMHIEDLRVLAPLWLSKTEDVRQDTAHWTTNITGDVYGKGWISEMYGYSFGAAEAGLKHKINDDLMIYPGYVPREGVEPVLLHYGLPFSIGNWSFTKLDHHEDNIVYDCNRLFPEPPYPREVKMMEPDPYKRRGLLLSLECMNTLNEGLILRHAENGCPKPKWSKYLSFLKSKTFMELTKPKLLAPGSVHILPDQHQPPPVDEFKGAYPKIHTLFSTECTTYFDWQTVGFMHSFRQSGQPGNVTRLLSCTDEDLKNYKGHDLAPTHYVPSMSRHPLTGDWYPAINKPAAVVHWLHHTNIDAEYIVILDADMILRGPITPWEFKAARGRPVSTPYDYLIGCDNDLARLHTRNPEACDKVGGVIMXDKXGYSFGAAELNLRHIINKDILIYPGYIPEPGADYRVFHYGLEFKVGNWSFDKANWRNTDLINKCWAKFPDPPNPTAVHETDNDLRQRDLLSIECGQKLNEALFLHHKRRNCPEPGSESTEKMSVSRKVGKVETKQQSQGSDDTKESETTGSTESEGRFSTLKLWVIALWLISGVGFLVVMLLVFSTRKVRGTTRGKGYRNKRRTSYSNTGFMDTK, from the exons TGGCAGACCGTTGGTTTGATGCACAGCTTCCATAAATCCCGACAACCCGGTCCGATTACCCGGTTATTGAGCTGTACCGACGACCAGAAGAAGGTTTACAGAGGCATGAATCTCGCTCCCACTTTCGAGGTTCCCTCTTGGAGCACTCATCCTAAGACCCATGACTG gtacccAGCAATTAACAAACCAGTAGGAGTTCTTTACTGGCTTCAACACAGTGAAGATGCCCAGCATGTGGACTGGGTTGTTATTCTTGATGCTGACATGATCATTCGAGGTCCTATCATCCCTTGGGAACTCGGTGCTGAACTCGGAAGACCCTTTGCTGCCCATTACGG CTACTTGGTTGGCTGCGATAACATCCTTGTCCGTTTGCATACAAAGCACCCTGAACTCTGTGACAAAGTTGGCGGTCTTCTCGCCATGCATATCGAAGATCTTCGCGTCTTGGCCCCTCTCTGGCTTTCCAAAACTGAAGACGTTCGCCAAGATACTGCTCACTGGACTACCAACATTACCGGAGATGTTTACGGCAAAGGTTGGATCAGTGAGATGTATGGTTACTCCTTCGGTGCTGCAGAG GCAGGGCTTAAGCACAAGATTAACGACGACTTGATGATATATCCTGGCTATGTTCCACGAGAAGGCGTTGAGCCTGTTCTTCTGCATTACGGTTTGCCTTTTTCCATTGGGAACTGGTCTTTCACTAAACTGGACCACCACGAAGACAATATTGTCTATGACTGCAACCGTCTCTTCCCCGAGCCTCCATATCCAAGAGAG GTGAAAATGATGGAACCTGATCCGTACAAGCGAAGAGGTCTACTTTTGAGTCTGGAATGCATGAATACATTGAACGAGGGACTCATACTGCGTCACGCAGAAAATGGCTGCCCGAAACCAAAGTGGTCCAAATACTTGAGCTTTCTCAAGAGCAAAACTTTCATGGAGTTAACAAAGCCTAAACTGCTTGCACCAGGAAGTGTACATATCTTGCCGGACCAACACCAGCCGCCACCAGTCGATGAATTCAAAGGAGCTTATCCAAAGATTCACACACTGTTTTCTACTGAGTGCACAACTTATTTCGATTGGCAAACAGTCGGCTTCATGCACAGTTTCCGCCAGAGCGGCCAACCCGGAAATGTCACTCGGCTTCTCAGTTGCACAGATGAAGATCTTAAAAACTATAAAGGTCATGACTTGGCCCCGACACATTATGTTCCTTCCATGAGCAGACATCCTCTAACAGGCGATTG GTACCCGGCAATTAACAAACCAGCAGCGGTTGTCCATTGGCTTCACCACACAAACATTGATGCAGAGTACATAGTAATTCTTGATGCTGACATGATCCTCCGAGGACCCATCACTCCTTGGGAGTTTAAGGCAGCTCGAGGCCGACCAGTTTCAACTCCTTACGA CTATCTAATTGGATGTGATAACGACCTTGCAAGACTTCACACGCGTAATCCAGAGGCTTGTGATAAAGTTGGTGGAGTCATTATGANG GACA AACNTGGTTATTCGTTTGGCGCTGCAGag CTGAATTTGCGGCATATCATAAACAAAGACATATTGATATATCCCGGTTATATACCTGAACCTGGTGCTGACTATCGAGTTTTCCATTACGGTCTTGAGTTCAAAGTTGGAAATTGGAGCTTCGACAAGGCGAATTGGAGGAACACCGATTTGATCAACAAATGCTGGGCAAAGTTTCCAGACCCGCCTAACCCTACGGCAGTCCATGAAACAGACAATGATCTGCGGCAAAGAGACCTTCTCAGCATTGAATGTGGACAGAAGCTAAACGAAGCTCTGTTTCTGCATCACAAGAGAAGAAACTGCCCTGAACCTGGGTCTGAATCGACCGAGAAGATGTCGGTTTCGAGGAAAGTTGGTAAAGTTGAAACGAAACAACAGTCCCAAGGAAGCGATGATACGAAAGAATCAGAAACAACAGGTTCGACAGAGTCTGAAGGGAGATTCAGCACGTTGAAGTTATGGGTGATAGCACTGTGGTTGATATCTGGTGTAGGGTTCCTAGTAGTGATGCTGTTGGTGTTCTCGACTCGTAAAGTGAGAGGAACAACAAGAGGGAAAGGGTACAGAAACAAGAGACGAACTTCGTACTCGAACACGGGTTTCATGGACACAAAATGA
- the LOC109131037 gene encoding uncharacterized protein LOC109131037 produces MGETACLMQPFSYAAPEGGGDSLVASLGQSVSFGRFMSDKLDWEKWSAFSTSQNPYVAEAERYSKPGSVAQKKAFFEAHYKKLAAARKAAAEEALLLQQQSQPDKLPVPAVQQSDINCLVGKKDGLVSKPDLELPRGSLDAAAAQLKSLTEKQGGCGFGIRQSSDEKENCGMPESEINGGGKVSTQAEEEKKPILLKKKSKDSQXSESTEKMSVSRKVGKVETKQQSQGSDDTKESETTGSTESEGRFSTLKLWVIALWLISGVGFLVVMLLVFSTRKVRGTTRGKGYRNKRRTSYSNTGFMDTK; encoded by the exons ATGGGAGAAACTGCTTGTCTCATGCAGCCATTCTCATATGCAGCTCCTGAG GGAGGAGGAGACTCTCTTGTTGCTTCTTTAGGACAGTCTGTGTCCTTCGGGAGATTCATGTCCGATAAACTTGACTGGGAGAAATGGTCTGCTTTCTCCACCTCCCAGAACCCTTATGTGGCCGAGGCCGAGAGGTACTCTAAGCCAGGCTCTGTTGCTCAGAAGAAAGCTTTCTTTGAAGCTCACTACAAGAAACTCGCTGCTGCTAGGAAAGCTGCTGCTGAAGAAGCCCTCTTGCTTCAACAGCAATCCCAACCAGATAAGCTTCCAGTTCCAGCAGTTCAACAATCAGATATCAATTGTCTTGTTGGAAAGAAAGATGGGCTGGTCTCGAAACCGGATCTTGAGCTTCCCAGAGGATCCTTagatgctgctgctgctcaaTTGAAATCACTTACAGAGAAACAAGGCGGCTGCGGATTTGGTATTAGACAGTCTTCTGACGAGAAAGAGAACTGTGGGATGCCTGAGTCAGAGATCAATGGTGGTGGCAAAGTTTCTACACaagcagaggaggagaagaagcctATACTTCTTAAG AAGAAATCCAAAGATTCACAACNGTCTGAATCGACCGAGAAGATGTCGGTTTCGAGGAAAGTTGGTAAAGTTGAAACGAAACAACAGTCCCAAGGAAGCGATGATACGAAAGAATCAGAAACAACAGGTTCGACAGAGTCTGAAGGGAGATTCAGCACGTTGAAGTTATGGGTGATAGCACTGTGGTTGATATCTGGTGTAGGGTTCCTAGTAGTGATGCTGTTGGTGTTCTCGACTCGTAAAGTGAGAGGAACAACAAGAGGGAAAGGGTACAGAAACAAGAGACGAACTTCGTACTCGAACACGGGTTTCATGGACACAAAATGA
- the LOC104763715 gene encoding transcription factor GTE9 isoform X3, with amino-acid sequence MTVSNGGFPGDYYRHNFDSPGGGFDDDSRPNASDCFKRKFVEEDETFGVPRTVLPLSDLSSSERKKLVHTLRQELQQIRSFQKTVNLPKSTTLTSTPACNLPRPTKSFGMSRCSTTNPGGAKTVPKPEPVSTCTMLQMKQCEILLKRLMSHQHGWLFKTPVDVVKLNIPDYFTIIKHPMDLGTVKTKLTSGTYSNPSEFSADVRLTFRNAMTYNPIGNKVFNMADSLSKFFELKWKTIEKKSSGTTSEPSNLATYADKEVVIPEPLAKKRKINAVNLEPAKRVMADEDRVKLGRDLGSLTEFPVHIINFLRDHSSKEEGSGDDEIEIDINDLSHDALFQLRDLVDEFLRQNQKKDSNLEPCELELLHGSGPGNSLMQHCDGSELEDEDVDVGNYEHPRSHISSVKTEKGSSSSESVPDDPTTTRLLSSSKGPESMDSESPLDGATSSSPRRKPSVSGLNQLEDASKGKLSPVEGADSHKDGNSAQNEKQLPPEKRYRAALLKSQYADLILKAREKTLNQNEKRNPEKLRLEKDELELKKKKEKARLQAEAKEAEEARRKAKAQAAAEAAAEAKRKLGLEREAARQALLEMEKSVEINENPRFLNDLELLKTVNTDHLTNLREVGHDSDWLGVFGFGGSNPLEQLGLYMKHDDDEDEADLLGFQDPSNEVEEGEID; translated from the exons ATGACTGTGAGTAACGGCGGTTTCCCAGGAGATTACTATCGTCATAATTTTGACTCTCCCGGCGGCGGCTTTGATGATGATAGCCGTCCTAATGCTTCCGATTGTTTCAAGAGAAAgtttgttgaagaagatgaaactttTGGTGTCCCCAGAACGGTTTTACCCTTGTCTGACTTGTCATCATCCGAAAGGAAAAAGCTGGTTCATACGCTTCGACAGGAGCTGCAACAGATACGCTCCTTTCAGAAGACTGTCAACCTTCCTAAGTCTACGACTCTCACTAGTACACCTGCATGCAATTTGCCTCGTCCCACGAAGAGTTTTGGTATGTCACGTTGCTCTACTACTAACCCAGGAGGAGCCAAAACGGTGCCCAAACCTGAGCCCGTTTCCACTTGTACAATGCTTCAAATGAAGCAATGTGAGATCCTCTTGAAACGGTTGATGTCGCATCAGCATGGTTGGCTTTTTAAAACTCCTGTTGATGTTGTCAAGCTCAACATACCTGATTATTTTACCATTATCAAACATCCTATGGATTTAGGCACTGTTAAGACCAAGTTAACCTCCGGCACATATTCTAACCCATCTGAGTTTTCTGCTGATGTCCGTCTTACTTTTCGTAACGCAATGACTTATAACCCCATCGGAAACAAGGTTTTTAACATGGCTGATTCTCTCTCCAAGTTTTTTGAGTTGAAGTGGAAAACTATTGAGAAGAAGTCATCTGGGACCACTTCCGAACCAAGTAACTTGGCTACGTATGCTGACAAAGAGGTTGTAATCCCTGAGCCCCTTGctaagaagagaaagatcaatGCTGTGAACTTAGAGCCTGCCAAACGGGTTATGGCTGATGAGGATAGAGTAAAGCTTGGCAGAGATTTGGGCTCCTTAACAGAATTCCCGGTACATATAATCAATTTTCTGAGAGATCACAGCTCCAAGGAAGAGGGATCTGGAGACGATGAGATAGAGATTGACATTAATGATCTCAGTCATGATGCCTTGTTCCAGTTGCGGGATCTCGTTGATGAGTTCTTGCGacaaaatcagaagaaagaTTCAAACCTTGAACCCTGTGAGCTAGAG CTTTTACATGGGTCAGGGCCAGGGAATTCATTGATGCAACACTGTGATG GGAGTGAATTGGAGGACGAGGATGTTGACGTTGGTAATTATGAGCACCCTAGATCTCACATCTCATCTGTCAAGACAGAAAAAG GCTCTAGTAGCTCGGAGAGTGTACCAGATGATCCTACAACCACAAGATTGTTGAGTTCATCAAAG GGCCCTGAGAGCATGGATTCGGAATCTCCCTTGGATGGAGCTACAAGCAGTTCCCCAAGGAGAAAAC CTTCCGTCAGTGGATTAAATCAGTTGGAAGATGCATCCAAAGGGAAGCTAAGTCCTGTTGAAGGGGCAGATAGTCATAAAGATG GAAATAGTGCACAGAATGAGAAGCAACTACCTCCGGAGAAGCGTTACAGGGCTGCTCTATTGAAAAGTCAATATGCGGATTTAATCTTGAAGGCTCGAGAGAAAACTCTTAATCAG AATGAGAAACGAAACCCAGAGAAACTGCGACTTGAGAAGGATGAACTCgaattgaaaaagaagaaag AAAAAGCACGGTTACAAGCAGAAGCCAAGGAAGCTGAAGAAGCTCGTAGAAAAGCTAAGGCACAAGCTGCAGCTGAAGCTGCTGCTGAGGCTAAGAGGAAACTGGGACTTGAAAGAGAAGCAGCCCGACAGGCATTGCTTGAG ATGGAGAAGTCGGTTGAAATAAATGAGAACCCAAGGTTCCTCAATGACCTAGAACTGCTTAAAACGGTTAACACGGACCATTTGACAAATCTAAGAGAGGTAGGCCATGACTCTGATTGGCTGGGTGTTTTTGGGTTTGGAGGAAGCAATCCTCTAGAGCAGCTGGGGCTATATAtgaaacatgatgatgatgaagatgaagccgACCTGCTTGGTTTTCAAGATCCCAGCAACGAGGTAGAAGAGGGTGAAATTGACTGA
- the LOC104763713 gene encoding 39S ribosomal protein L54, mitochondrial-like, whose amino-acid sequence MKRIGMISGGSSKDLIRRTFAAAASKAKKGGKGGGGGGDAPKGSSLSKEIKSTTVVGANTLKEGSDPKILPDSDYPQWLWHLLDKRPALSELRRKNVETLPYDHLKRFVKLDTRAKIKDNNSVKAKN is encoded by the coding sequence ATGAAGCGTATTGGAATGATTAGCGGCGGATCATCCAAGGACCTAATCCGGAGAACGTTCGCTGCAGCAGCTAGCAAAGCCAAGAAAGGTGgcaaaggaggaggaggaggcggcgATGCTCCTAAAGGTTCGAGCTTGAGCAAAGAGATCAAATCCACCACTGTTGTCGGCGCCAATACTCTCAAAGAAGGATCTGATCCCAAGATCTTGCCTGATTCTGATTACCCTCAATGGCTCTGGCATCTCCTCGATAAGCGCCCTGCTCTTAGTGAACTCAGGAGGAAGAACGTCGAGACCCTTCCCTATGATCATCTCAAACGTTTTGTCAAGCTCGACACTCGTGCTAAAATCAAGGACAACAACTCCGTCAAGGCCAAGAACTGA